AAGGCTAATCAATTAGTGTATGAAGCAGAAAATACAAATGAAGGTTTGGCTGTGTTTTCAGAGGTTTATTATCCGCAGGGATGGATAGCTAAAGTTGATGGACAGGAAGTGCCTATTTTAGCTGTAGATTATGTCTTGCGTGCAATTGAATTACCTCAAGGGAAACATACGGTTGAATTTACGTTTGAGCCTCAGGTAGTCAAAACGGGAAGTCGAATTGCCTTAGCTAGTACGCTGTTGATTTTATTAGCCTCTGCTGGAGCAATAGGTTGGTCAATGAAGAAAAAAAGAAAAGAAGAATAAATTAGGATGTAGGAGATAAAATGGAAATGAAAAAAGAAAAGAAGAAAGTATTAATTATCTGTTATTATTGGCCTCCAGCAGGTGGCCCAGGGGTACAACGTTGGCTGAAATTTGTCAAGTATCTCCCAGATTTTAATATAGAACCCATTGTGTATGTACCAGATGGAGCTAATTATCCGTTGATTGATACGCAGCTAGAACAAGAAGTTGATCCTTCGATTACGATTCTTCGACATAAAATCAAAGAGCCTTATGGATTAGCAAAGAAATTGGCGGGACAACGAGCACAAACAATGAGCTCAGGTATGATTCCCCAAGTTCGCAATCAATCAAAATGGGATAAATTGCTGTTGTGGATTAGAGGGAATATGTTTATTCCAGATGCGCGTATTGGTTGGGTTAAGCCTTCAGTGGCATATCTAAAAGACTACTTAAAACAGCATCCTGATATTGATACCATCATTACGACAGGACCTCCTCATAGTGTACACTTGATTGGATTGGCTTTGAAGAAGAAACTGAATATTAAATGGTTTGCTGATTTTAGAGATCCTTGGACAACAATAGGTTATCATAAGGAACTTAAACTATCAGATCAAGCAAAGGAAAAACATATTGCCCTAGAACGCGACGTGTTGAATACAGCGGATCAGTTGATTGTAACGAGTAAAACGACGCGTAAAGAATTTGAAACCAAAACAGATAAACCGATTGCCATTATCACCAATGGCTATGATGTGGTGCATTTAGGAAAAATTCCACTAGATGAAAAATTTACGTTGGCCCATATTGGATCTTTTCTTTCGAATCGAAACCCAAGGGTGTTGTGGAAAGCCATCAGTGAGTTGAGAAGAGAAAACCAAGCCTTCAAAGAAGCCTTTGAACTGAAGTTAATAGGAAAAATAAGCGAGGATATTCTGCACACGTTAGAAGAGTTCAAGCTACTAGAATGTACGGATAATAGGGGATATGTTGAGAACCAAGAAGCGCTGAGACAAATGCGTGCTTCTCAGGTTTTGTTACTCGTTGAGATTGATTCTGATGATACGAGAGCGATTATTCCTGGTAAGCTATTTGAATATATGGCAGCAGAACGTCCGATTCTTGCAATTGGTCCAGAAGAATCGGATTTCTTTGAAATCATTCAACAAACCAATGTAGGACGAAATGCCTTGTACAGTGAGAAAGATAAAATACGTGAAATCTTAATGCAGTATTTTGAACAATATCAGAATAAGCAATTACAAGTACACGCTATGGGCTTACAGTATTTTGGTCGAAAACGCTTGACAGAACGCTTGGTAAGTGTTTTAGGAGGAGATGGGAAATAAATAAGGTTATGAGTTAAAGGTTATGGGAAATAAGTTAGGTGAGATGAGTGAGCACCAAAACAAATGTAAAATCTGTTAGATCAATGGGGGTTGAGTGTTTTTAATTTAAACAAGATTTATTTCTTGATAGTAAAGAAAAAAAAAGAAGTTCTGATTTTTATCAGAACTTCTTTTTTAGTTTAAGATTTGAGGATCTATTTCTGTTTGATAAGGAGAAATTAGACTGTTTTTCTATTCTCAAACCTTATATATTATTAGCTGGATAATAGTTCCAGTTGTCAGCACTCAACATAATATGCGATCAGGAAATACGAAGGTATACTTTGTAATTGAAAATTCACTCATCACCCATCACTCATCACTCATCACCATCATAACCCATAACCTCATAACTCATACCTATTTCAATTTATTTTTCAAGTATTGTCCTGTACTAGATGCAGCACATTGAGCCACTTCTTCTGGTGTTCCAAAAGCAATCAACTGACCGCCATTTTCTCCTCCTTCAGGGCCGATATCCACGATGTAATCAGCACATTTGATTAGATCCAAATTGTGTTCAATAACGAGAATCGAGTGTCCTTTATCAATCAAAGCATTAAAGGCAGTCAATAATTTTTTAATGTCGTGAAAATGCAATCCAGTTGTCGGCTCATCAAAGACAAAAAGTACCTTTTCTCTTGTTGATCCTGCCAGTAAGAAGGAAGCTAATTTAATACGTTGCGCCTCACCACCCGAAAGTGTAGAAGACGATTGTCCCAATTGGACATATCCCAATCCTACATCTTGTAACGGCTGCAAACGCATAGCAATTTTGGTTTGGTTGTATTGTTTGAAAAAGGCTAAAGCATCATCAATCGTCATACATAAGATATCGTCGATGTTCTTTCCTTCAAAGTTTACCTCAAGTACTTCTTTCTTAAAGCGTTTTCCATGACAAGCTTCACATTCCAAATGAACGTCGGCCATAAATTGCATTTCTACCGTTACATTTCCTTCTCCTTTACATACTTCACATCGACCACCATCGACGTTAAAAGAGAAGTGTTTCGGTTGGTATCCTCTTAATTTAGAAGTATTTTGTTTGGCGTATAAATCTCGAATCTCATCATACGCTTTAATATAAGTTACTGGATTAGAACGCGAACTTCTACCGATTGGATTTTGATCTACGTATTCAATTTGTTTGATGTGCTCAAATTTACCTTCTAAAGCAGTGAATTGTCCTGGTTTATCACTTAAACCTGTTAGTTTTTTCTGTAAAGCAGGGAATAGAATACGCTTAACTAACGTACTTTTTCCACTTCCAGATACTCCCGTAATAACGGTTAAGCAATCCAAAGGGAAACGAACGTCAATATTTTTTAAGTTGTGTTCTCTTGCTCCAATAATATCAATATAATGCTTGTAGCTTCTTCGTTTTTTAGGCACTTCAATCGCCATTGTCCCATTGAGGTATTGAGCCGTTAAGGAATCCGATTTCAAAATCTCAGCTAATGTTCCTTGCGCCACTAATTCTCCACCAAAAGTACCTGCTTCAGGTCCGATATCGATAATTTGATCTGCTGCTTGCATAATCTCTTCATCGTGCTCTACAATGATAACTGTATTTCCTAATGCTTGAAGTTGTTTCAAGACATGAATCAATTTCTCTCCGTCCTTCGGGTGTAATCCAATACTAGGTTCATCCAGAATATACATAGAACCGACTAAACTACTTCCTAAAGAGGTAGCTAAATTAATACGTTGAGATTCCCCTCCGGATAAGGTAGATGAATTTCGATTCAACGTCAAGTAAGCCAACCCAACATTCAATAGAAAACCTAAACGGTTATTGATTTCAATCAACAAGCGTTTGGCTACTTGTTGTTCATATTCATTTAGTTGTAAGTCCTTAAAGAATCCCAACAATTTTTCAATCGGCATATCCACTAAGTCAGAAACAGTTTTTCCACCAATTTTGACATAATTAGCCTCAATTCTCAAGCGTTTTCCCTTACAAGTCGGACATTTCGTTTTTCCTCTATATCTCGATAGCAAGACGCGGTTTTGAATCTTATAATTTTTCTCTTCAAGTTCTTGAAAAAAGGCATTTAAACCGGTAAAGTATTCATTTCCTTCCCATAGTAACGCCATTTCTTCTGCAGTAAGCTGAAAGATAGGACGATGGATGGGGAAGTCGAATTTATACGCATGTTGCACCAATTGATCGCGATACCATCCCATGGATTCTCCACGCCAAGGGAATACGGCATTTTCATAAACCGATAAGCCGGTATTAGGGAAAACCAATTCTTCATCAATACCAATCACATTTCCATAGCCATCACACGTTGGGCAAGCGCCGTATGGATTATTAAAGCTGAATAAATGAATATTAGGCTCTAAAAAGGTCAGTCCATCAAGTTCAAAGCGATTGCTAAATTCATGTTGGGTAGTACCTTCCAAAGCGCGAACATAACACGTTCCTTTGCCTTCAAAAAAGGCAGTTTCAATAGCATCTCCCAAGCGATTGAAAAACTCATCGGTATCTTTAACTACAATACGATCCACAATAAGCAATACATCCGTAATGGCAAATTGATTGATCAAGTCTTCTTCGAGTTGTAAAAATTCGTCTAATCGAACTGTTTCTCCTTTTACTAATAAACGCGCATATCCCTGTTTCAATAAAACAGCTAAATGTTCTGCTAAAGAGCGACCTTCTTCAAAAAGTAAAGGTGCCAATAAGAGCCATTTACTCTCTAGGGGTAACGATTGAATCAATTGAATGACATCCGTTACGGTGTCTTTTTTTACCTCTTGGCCAGAAATAGGGGAATAGGTACGTCCAATTCGCGCAAATAACAATTTAATATAATCGTAGATTTCGGTGGATGTTCCCACTGTTGATCGCGCATTGGTCGTATTGACTTTCTGTTCAATAGCAATAGCAGGAGCAATCCCTTTGATGTATTCCACCTTTGGCTTATCAATACGGCCTAAGAACTGACGCGCATAAGAAGATAAACTCTCCACATAGCGGCGTTGCCCTTCGGCATAAAGCGTATCAAAGGCCAAAGATGATTTCCCAGAGCCAGAAAGCCCTGTGATAACCACCATTTGATTTCTCGGGATGACAACATCTATATGCTTTAAATTATGCAGATGTGCACCTTTAATTATAATATTGTGTTTAGGATCTAGTTTAGAAAAATCTATTTTAGACATAGGAGATTCGTGTATTTGAAACACAAAAATACGCTTTTATCTTTGTTTATGAAATGCTTTTGGCAGTAAAGAATACGCATGGTGTTTAACATTTTTTTAAAACTATTGTTTTTAACAAAATATTTTATATATATTTGTAGCACTTAACCGATAAATACAAGTGCCTATATAACAGAAATACTTTTTTAGAAATGAATAAAACAGCTATAAAAGAATTTTGTTATGGAATTAATTCAATTACCAGATGCAACTTTAGTGCATCACTATGTAGGAGGCAATGAGCAGGCGCTTGAAATTTTGATCAAAAGACATCAAGCTAAAATTTTTGGATTTATTTTCACTAAGTTAGATGATGTTGAACTAACCAATGATATTTTTCAAGATACCTTTATCAAGGTAATTAATACCCTCAAAACAGGAAAGTACAACGAAGAAGGAAAGTTTATTTCTTGGGTAATGCGTATTGCACACAACTTGATTATGGACCACTATCGCAAAGAAAAACGAGTGATTATCCACAATGATAGTGCACAAACCCCATTTTTTACTTTTTTAAAAGATGATAGTGAAACTATAGAAGAAACATTAATCAGCCATCAAATCACGGAAGACTTACAACAGTTGATTTTGGAATTACCTGAAGATCAGCAAGAAGTAATTCGCATGCGCTTGTATCAAGATTTGAGTTTCAAAGAAATTGCTGAAGTAACAGATGTTAGTATTAATACAGCTTTAGGAAGAATGCGTTATGCCATCATCAATTTGAGAAGATTAATGGAAAAAAAACAAATTTCACTAAGCCTATAATAAAATCTCAGTTTGCGCGTTTTTAAAAGTGGAAGCTAACAGATTTTATATGGAAAAAAATTACAAATCCCTTTTAAAAGCGAAAGAAGCTAAGTTACCTAAGACTGAAATAATTGAAAAATTATTGACGTATTCTAAGTTTTGGTCTCATTTAGCACTGAGTGATTTTATGGAGTCTAATTTAAAGACTTCAAAAGCGAACTAAAAAAAAGCATCGAATTTATTTCGATGCTTTTTTTTCTTGTTTTTTATAGTATTCGTTGAGTACCGTTTTACGACCAATTACACTTGTAATAATGTCCAGTTCTAATTTCCACGCTCTCGCTGGAGAATACTGACGTCCATACCATACCAATTGAAGGTGGAGTTTATTCCAATGCTCTCTAGGAAATAAACGCTTGGCGTCTTTTTCCGTTTGTTGTACACTTTTTCCATTTGAAAATCCCCAACGATAAAGCAAACGATGGATGTGCGTGTCAACGGGAAAAGCAGGAATATCAAAAGCCTGAGCCATAACCACAGAAGCTGTTTTGTGGCCAACAGCCGGTAAGCGCTCTAAGGCTTCCATGTCAGCTGGTACTTCCCCTTGATGCTCTTCAATTAAAATCTTCGATAATCCATAGATCCCTTTACTCTTCATAGGAGATAACCCACAGGGACGAATGATGTCTTGAATTTCTTCAACCGTCATCTTAACCATGTCATAAGGATTATCTGCTTTAGCAAAGAGGATAGGCGTGATTTTATTTACGCGTTCATCGGTACATTGAGCCGATAGTAACACTGCAATGAGTAACGTATAAGCATCCTTGTGATCTAAAGGAACTGGTATTTCAGGATACAAAGCATCTAATGTTTCAAGAACAAAGTTTACTTTTTCAGTTTTAGTCATGATTCAATAGTCAAAATTATAAATAAATCCTTCTTGGATAGGCATACAAATATCGCGAAAAAAGATGACATCCCTCAATAAGGATCATAGATTTCGGTACTAGTACAATTGACTATTTTTAAATTGATTTATTGTCTTGTATTATTTTAGTATTTTAACTTCTTTTAATGTTGAATTGTTTTATTAATTTGATTTTTAGTCTTTTATGGTATAAAGTTATTTGTTTTTATTGCTATTTATTTAATAGTTTTGATTTTTAAATTAATCAAATTGTTATGAAAAAAAGAATTCAAATGATAGCTGTTTCGGCTATGTTACTAAGTGGTATGGGAATTATTTCTTGTAGTAGTGATGATAGTAGTCCTACACCGCCGCCGCCGATTGAAGAGTTGAAAGTTCCAACGGCTACAAAATTTAGAGAATTAAGAGAAGCGGTTTTAGCTAATCAAAAGCAAGAATTTGTTGCCACAATCAATGAAGAAGGAGGATTCCGTTTTGTCAGTAAAAAAGGAGTAGAAGTAGAGGTAAGTAACTTGGGAACTGAAGAGCATTGGGGTGAAACAGGAGATGAAGTGACTTGTACTTTTATAGAATTGTATGATAAGGGAGTTATGGCGCTCGTTAATCGACCTACTATGGGAATTTATCCGAATCGAGATGAATCGGGTTATTTTGACGTGACTAAAGATGAGTATGGTCGTATAGCGGCGGAAGGATATCGCGGGTTTATTATTACAGGAGGAGAGTTTTATTTTGATATCAAAGTAAAAGGACAACAAGTAACCAATTACGGGATTCACATGGTGGTGCCTGCTAAGAATACGGGCGGACTTCAAGATGATATGCTGCTTTGGCAAGGAAATGTTAATGAAAAAGATGATTTAACCTTTACTGAGATTCCTATCCAAACCGAAATGGGATTCTTGCATGGAGATGAAGAAAACGACAGCTATGTACTAAACTTAAATGGTTGGAGCAATTTACCTGCAGAAATAGGATGGTCTAATATTGATAAATATGCAGGTTTTGAAGGAGAGCAAACGCAGTTTTTTGTCAAAGTTCCTTCAGGGTATAATTACGAAAATTCAGCGATTTACTTGGGTGTGAAAGGAGAAGAAGGTTTAGCACATTTAGATGTATTTCTTACACATCCTGAGTTAGGTGATGTTTTTACCGAGCATTATGGATGGGTTCCAGTTGGATTAGAAGGCTATGTATTCTTTATTTCAGTGGATCCAGATACGAATAAAGTTGTGTATGCAATCAAGGATATTAAGGTGAGTAAAAATCAAATGGTGCAAATTAAAGCAGAAGATTTAAAAACGGGAACCACAGAAGAAGTCATTCAGATTTTAAATGGATTAAAGTAACCGTAATAGTAGAAAAAAATAAAAGGATAGTAGTTTAAGGGGAATATTATTTTTAGTAAAAAGAGCTCTTTTGTTGATTCAAAGAGCTCTTTTTTAGTTGCTATACGAGATAAATTAAATGTTGATGGCAGGGTGTCCATAAGCCATTCGATAGGCATCCTTTAAAACTTCTGCAAAAGTAGGATGAGCATAAGAAATGGAGAACATGTCTTGAGCAGTTACCTCATATTCTAAGGCTACCACGGCTTGTGCAATTAAATCTGCCGCACGAGCTCCAATGATATGCACCCCTAGAACCTCGCCGTATTTTGGGTCAACCAATACTTTGGCAAAACCATCCGTATCCATCGATGCACGTGCACGCGCATTGGCTGAAAATGGAAATTTACCTACGTTATACACTGTATTTTGCTGTTTTAATTCTTGTTCTGTAGCTCCAACAGAAGCAACTTCAGGCCAGGTATAAACGACGTTGGGAATGCGGTTATAGTGAATGTGTGGTTTTTGTCCGTTGATGGTTTCCACTACATATACCGCTTCTTCCTCCGCTTTATGCGCCAGCATGGCACCACCAATGACATCGCCAATAGCATAAATGTTTGGTGCATTTGTCTGCAATTGTTCGTTGGTTTCGATAAAACCACGTGCATTCAAGGTAACAGCCGTTTGCTCTAAACCTAATCCTTCCGTATAAGGACGTCTTCCGACGGCCATTAATACATAATCTGCTTGGAGTTCAAAATCTTCTCCTTGCTTATTTTTGAATTTAACACGTGCTTGTTCTCCTAGGTTATCTACCTGATAGACGGATTGTTCGAGTTGGATTGCTATGCCTTCTTTCTTTAGTATTTTGTGTAAAGTCTTTCCAAGTTCTGTATCCATCGTGGAGATTAGATTGCTTGCATATTCTAGTATCGTAACCTGAGTTCCCATACGGTGATAAATAGAAGCCATTTCTACGCCAATTACACCACCACCTACAATGATGATGCTATTCGGTTTTTGTGTTAAGGATAACGCTTCTGTTGAGCTAATGATACGTTTCTTATCCAATGTAATCCCAGGCAGGGTAGCGGGTTTAGAACCTGTTGCAATAATGAATCGATCAGCTTCCACCTGTAAACGCTCTCCTTTTGAGGAAGTTACAGTGATAGTGGTGTTGTTCTGAAAACTCGCTGTACCGTGTAATCGCGTAATCTTGTTTTTTTGCATCAAAAAGTCTAAGCCTTGGGTGTTTTTCAGAATCACTTCATCTTTGCGTTGAAACATCTGATTGAAATTCAATTGAATGTCTTGAATTTCAATGCCGTATGATTGGAATTTATGTTGTGCATCTGCATAGTGATGGGTACTATCTAACAAGGCCTTGGTTGGAATACAACCTACATGCGTACAAGTTCCACCCAATCCTTCATATTTTTCTACAATAGCTGTTTTATAACCCAATTGGGAGGCTCGTATAGCTGCTACATAGCCACCAGGTCCTGAGCCAATAACGATAAGATCAAATTTTTCCATTTCTTGTTGTATTTGATTATAATTTCTCAATAATTAAAGCCGTTGCACCACCGCCACCGTTGCAAATTGCCGCCAAACCATATCGTTTGTTCTCCTGTTGAAGGGCATGTGTTAAGGTAACTAAAATACGCGCACCAGAAGCACCAATAGGATGCCCTAAAGCAACTGCACCTCCACGTATATTGATGCGATCGAGTGGAACATCTAAGCGTTTAGCAATCGATAAAGGAACAGAGGCATAGGCTTCATTAATCTCAAAGAGATCAATGGCATCTAGGGTTAAATCGGCTCTTTCCAAAGCTTTTGGAATCGCTAGAGCAGGAGCTGTCGTAAACCAAAGCGGATCTTGTGCAGCATCTGCATAAGAAACAATACGAGCCAAAGGCTGGAGCCCATGTTTTTGTATAGCTTCCGCTGAGGCGAGTAGCAATAGGGCTGCTCCGTCATTTAAATTGCTTGAATTTGCTGCCGTTAAAGCACCACCTTCTTCAAAAACAGGACGCAATTGTGGCAGTTTTTCTGGAATGATTTTATAAATATCCTCATCTGTATCCATCTTTTCTTTTTGCTTGGGTAGGGCAATAGGAATGATTTCTGCTTTAAATTTCCCTTCTTCTGTTGCTTTTTGGGCTTTTGTATAGGAGTCTAATGCATATTGATCGAGTTCTTCTCTTGTGAAAGCAAAATGACGAATGCCTATTTCAGCTGCATTTCCCATGTGACACTGTGCATAAGCATCTGTTAATCCATCTTTTAAAAGTCCATCAATCGTTTGGATATGACCTAATTTATGGGCTTGACGATGAGAAGAATAGAAAGGAACATTACT
The window above is part of the Myroides odoratus DSM 2801 genome. Proteins encoded here:
- a CDS encoding endonuclease III domain-containing protein, with translation MTKTEKVNFVLETLDALYPEIPVPLDHKDAYTLLIAVLLSAQCTDERVNKITPILFAKADNPYDMVKMTVEEIQDIIRPCGLSPMKSKGIYGLSKILIEEHQGEVPADMEALERLPAVGHKTASVVMAQAFDIPAFPVDTHIHRLLYRWGFSNGKSVQQTEKDAKRLFPREHWNKLHLQLVWYGRQYSPARAWKLELDIITSVIGRKTVLNEYYKKQEKKASK
- the uvrA gene encoding excinuclease ABC subunit UvrA, translated to MSKIDFSKLDPKHNIIIKGAHLHNLKHIDVVIPRNQMVVITGLSGSGKSSLAFDTLYAEGQRRYVESLSSYARQFLGRIDKPKVEYIKGIAPAIAIEQKVNTTNARSTVGTSTEIYDYIKLLFARIGRTYSPISGQEVKKDTVTDVIQLIQSLPLESKWLLLAPLLFEEGRSLAEHLAVLLKQGYARLLVKGETVRLDEFLQLEEDLINQFAITDVLLIVDRIVVKDTDEFFNRLGDAIETAFFEGKGTCYVRALEGTTQHEFSNRFELDGLTFLEPNIHLFSFNNPYGACPTCDGYGNVIGIDEELVFPNTGLSVYENAVFPWRGESMGWYRDQLVQHAYKFDFPIHRPIFQLTAEEMALLWEGNEYFTGLNAFFQELEEKNYKIQNRVLLSRYRGKTKCPTCKGKRLRIEANYVKIGGKTVSDLVDMPIEKLLGFFKDLQLNEYEQQVAKRLLIEINNRLGFLLNVGLAYLTLNRNSSTLSGGESQRINLATSLGSSLVGSMYILDEPSIGLHPKDGEKLIHVLKQLQALGNTVIIVEHDEEIMQAADQIIDIGPEAGTFGGELVAQGTLAEILKSDSLTAQYLNGTMAIEVPKKRRSYKHYIDIIGAREHNLKNIDVRFPLDCLTVITGVSGSGKSTLVKRILFPALQKKLTGLSDKPGQFTALEGKFEHIKQIEYVDQNPIGRSSRSNPVTYIKAYDEIRDLYAKQNTSKLRGYQPKHFSFNVDGGRCEVCKGEGNVTVEMQFMADVHLECEACHGKRFKKEVLEVNFEGKNIDDILCMTIDDALAFFKQYNQTKIAMRLQPLQDVGLGYVQLGQSSSTLSGGEAQRIKLASFLLAGSTREKVLFVFDEPTTGLHFHDIKKLLTAFNALIDKGHSILVIEHNLDLIKCADYIVDIGPEGGENGGQLIAFGTPEEVAQCAASSTGQYLKNKLK
- a CDS encoding sigma-70 family RNA polymerase sigma factor, encoding MELIQLPDATLVHHYVGGNEQALEILIKRHQAKIFGFIFTKLDDVELTNDIFQDTFIKVINTLKTGKYNEEGKFISWVMRIAHNLIMDHYRKEKRVIIHNDSAQTPFFTFLKDDSETIEETLISHQITEDLQQLILELPEDQQEVIRMRLYQDLSFKEIAEVTDVSINTALGRMRYAIINLRRLMEKKQISLSL
- a CDS encoding thiolase family protein, which encodes MKNMKDVFIVAAKRTPTGGFLGSLQAFTATELGSLVAQEIRKELDLPATAIDSLYIGNGLSAGLGQSPARQVGILSGLSPDTEATTINKVCSSGLKAVSLAAQQIQLGQEHLVLAGGIESMSNVPFYSSHRQAHKLGHIQTIDGLLKDGLTDAYAQCHMGNAAEIGIRHFAFTREELDQYALDSYTKAQKATEEGKFKAEIIPIALPKQKEKMDTDEDIYKIIPEKLPQLRPVFEEGGALTAANSSNLNDGAALLLLASAEAIQKHGLQPLARIVSYADAAQDPLWFTTAPALAIPKALERADLTLDAIDLFEINEAYASVPLSIAKRLDVPLDRINIRGGAVALGHPIGASGARILVTLTHALQQENKRYGLAAICNGGGGATALIIEKL
- a CDS encoding glycosyltransferase family 4 protein, whose protein sequence is MKKEKKKVLIICYYWPPAGGPGVQRWLKFVKYLPDFNIEPIVYVPDGANYPLIDTQLEQEVDPSITILRHKIKEPYGLAKKLAGQRAQTMSSGMIPQVRNQSKWDKLLLWIRGNMFIPDARIGWVKPSVAYLKDYLKQHPDIDTIITTGPPHSVHLIGLALKKKLNIKWFADFRDPWTTIGYHKELKLSDQAKEKHIALERDVLNTADQLIVTSKTTRKEFETKTDKPIAIITNGYDVVHLGKIPLDEKFTLAHIGSFLSNRNPRVLWKAISELRRENQAFKEAFELKLIGKISEDILHTLEEFKLLECTDNRGYVENQEALRQMRASQVLLLVEIDSDDTRAIIPGKLFEYMAAERPILAIGPEESDFFEIIQQTNVGRNALYSEKDKIREILMQYFEQYQNKQLQVHAMGLQYFGRKRLTERLVSVLGGDGK
- the lpdA gene encoding dihydrolipoyl dehydrogenase — its product is MEKFDLIVIGSGPGGYVAAIRASQLGYKTAIVEKYEGLGGTCTHVGCIPTKALLDSTHHYADAQHKFQSYGIEIQDIQLNFNQMFQRKDEVILKNTQGLDFLMQKNKITRLHGTASFQNNTTITVTSSKGERLQVEADRFIIATGSKPATLPGITLDKKRIISSTEALSLTQKPNSIIIVGGGVIGVEMASIYHRMGTQVTILEYASNLISTMDTELGKTLHKILKKEGIAIQLEQSVYQVDNLGEQARVKFKNKQGEDFELQADYVLMAVGRRPYTEGLGLEQTAVTLNARGFIETNEQLQTNAPNIYAIGDVIGGAMLAHKAEEEAVYVVETINGQKPHIHYNRIPNVVYTWPEVASVGATEQELKQQNTVYNVGKFPFSANARARASMDTDGFAKVLVDPKYGEVLGVHIIGARAADLIAQAVVALEYEVTAQDMFSISYAHPTFAEVLKDAYRMAYGHPAINI